A DNA window from Bubalus bubalis isolate 160015118507 breed Murrah chromosome 20, NDDB_SH_1, whole genome shotgun sequence contains the following coding sequences:
- the RAMAC gene encoding RNA guanine-N7 methyltransferase activating subunit: protein MTDTSEAVPNFEEMFASRFTEDDKEYQEYLKRPPESPPIVEEWNSRAGGSLRNRGNRLQDNRQFRGRDSRRGWPSDNRSNQWHGRSWGNNYPQHRQEPYYPHHYGHYGYNQRPPYGYY, encoded by the exons ATGACTGACACTTCTGAAGCTGTTCCAAATTTTGAAGAGATGTTTGCCAGTAGATTCACAGAAGATGACAAAGAATACCAAGAATACTTAAAACGCCCTCCTGAGTCTCCTCCGATTGTTGAAGAATGGAATAGCAGAGCTGGTGGCAGCCTGAGAAATAGAGGCAATCG GTTGCAAGATAACAGACAGTTTAGAGGTAGGGATAGCAGACGGGGGTGGCCAAGTGACAATCGATCCAATCAATGGCATGGACGATCCTGGGGTAACAATTACCCGCAGCACAGACAAGAACCTTACTACCCGCATCACTATGGACACTATGGTTACAACCAAAGGCCTCCCTATGGCTACTACTGA